From Kineosporia succinea, the proteins below share one genomic window:
- the dxr gene encoding 1-deoxy-D-xylulose-5-phosphate reductoisomerase, with the protein MSEPRDVVLLGSTGSIGTQAIDVVHANPDRFRVTGLAAGGGNIELLASQAAQLRVSVVSTGDSAQREALEEALIRRAGAGHGIEVLAGPDAAAEIASRPADVVLNGITGAIGLAPTLAALGAGSTLALANKESLIIGGELVTGAAAPGQIVPVDSEHSALAQALRGGTADEVKRLVVTASGGPFRGRTRDELTGVTPEQALKHPTWDMGLMVTTNSATLVNKGLEVIEAHLLFGIPFDRIDVVVHPQSIVHSMVEFVDGSTLAQCSPPDMRLPIALGMAWPHRVPGANPGLDWTTASTWEFFPLDDAAFPGVALARAAGERAGTFPAVYNAANEECVWAFHDRRIGFTQILDVVGDVLADHAEAGELSIEAVLAADSWARSRAKERMAELV; encoded by the coding sequence ATGTCTGAACCTCGCGACGTCGTCCTGCTCGGATCCACCGGTTCCATCGGTACCCAGGCGATCGACGTGGTGCATGCCAACCCCGACCGATTCCGGGTCACCGGCCTCGCCGCCGGGGGCGGCAACATCGAGTTGCTGGCGTCCCAGGCGGCGCAGTTGCGGGTGTCCGTGGTGTCGACGGGTGACTCCGCTCAGCGGGAGGCCCTGGAAGAGGCCCTGATCCGGCGCGCGGGGGCGGGGCACGGCATCGAGGTGCTGGCCGGTCCGGACGCCGCGGCCGAGATCGCCTCCCGCCCGGCCGACGTCGTGCTCAACGGCATCACCGGTGCCATCGGCCTGGCCCCCACCCTGGCCGCGCTCGGCGCCGGCAGCACCCTGGCACTGGCCAACAAGGAGTCGCTGATCATCGGCGGCGAACTGGTGACGGGCGCTGCGGCCCCGGGCCAGATCGTGCCGGTCGACAGCGAGCACTCGGCGCTGGCCCAGGCCCTGCGCGGGGGCACGGCCGACGAGGTGAAGCGTCTCGTGGTGACGGCCAGCGGTGGCCCGTTCCGCGGTCGCACCCGGGACGAGCTCACCGGGGTCACGCCCGAGCAGGCCCTCAAGCACCCGACCTGGGACATGGGCCTGATGGTGACCACGAACTCGGCCACCCTGGTGAACAAGGGCCTCGAGGTGATCGAGGCGCACCTGCTGTTCGGTATCCCGTTCGACCGGATCGACGTGGTCGTGCACCCGCAGTCGATCGTGCACTCGATGGTCGAGTTCGTCGACGGCTCCACCCTGGCCCAGTGCTCCCCGCCCGACATGCGCCTGCCGATCGCGCTCGGAATGGCCTGGCCGCACCGGGTTCCCGGCGCCAACCCGGGCCTGGACTGGACCACGGCCAGCACCTGGGAGTTCTTCCCGCTCGACGACGCGGCCTTCCCGGGCGTGGCCCTGGCCCGCGCCGCCGGTGAGCGCGCGGGCACCTTCCCGGCGGTCTACAACGCGGCGAACGAGGAGTGCGTCTGGGCCTTCCACGACCGGCGGATCGGCTTCACGCAGATTCTCGACGTCGTCGGCGACGTGCTGGCCGACCACGCCGAGGCCGGGGAACTGTCGATCGAGGCCGTGCTGGCGGCGGACTCCTGGGCGCGCTCGCGGGCGAAGGAGCGGATGGCAGAGCTTGTCTGA
- a CDS encoding NAD-dependent succinate-semialdehyde dehydrogenase yields the protein MTTSSETAVLDAVPTNLFIAGQWRPASGAARMDVEDPSTGEVIATVADASVSDALDALAAADAKQKQWAATPPRDRGEILRRAYELMIDRADDLALVMTLEMGKSLAESRAEIGYAAEFFRWFSEEAVRVAGRWSTAPNGATRLLTMKQPVGPCLFITPWNFPLAMGTRKIGPAIAAGCTMVVKPAPQTPLSMYALAALLADAGLPDGVLNVVTTSKTPAVVEPLVRDHRLRKLSFTGSTPVGRRLVEQSATQLLRVSMELGGNAPFLVFPDADLDAAVEGAMLAKMRNIGEACTAANRFLVHQSVAEEFATRLAGRMGALKLGRGTEEGVDVGPLVDGAARDKVGELVADAVDAGAKVLVGGSPVGERGYFYAPTVLTGVEPGARMLSEEIFGPVAPITTFHTDEEALAMANDTQFGLVAYVFTRDVSRALTVAEGLETGMVALNQGIVSNPAAPFGGVKHSGYGREGGVEGIEEYLETKYVGIAL from the coding sequence ATGACCACCTCCTCTGAGACGGCCGTGCTCGACGCCGTCCCGACGAACCTCTTCATCGCCGGCCAGTGGCGCCCCGCGTCCGGCGCGGCCCGGATGGACGTCGAAGACCCCTCGACCGGCGAGGTGATCGCGACCGTCGCCGACGCCTCGGTGAGCGACGCCCTCGACGCGCTCGCCGCCGCCGACGCGAAACAGAAGCAGTGGGCCGCGACGCCCCCGCGCGACCGCGGCGAGATCCTGCGCCGCGCCTACGAGCTGATGATCGACCGCGCCGACGACCTGGCCCTGGTCATGACTCTGGAGATGGGCAAGAGCCTGGCCGAGTCGCGGGCCGAGATCGGTTACGCCGCCGAGTTCTTCCGCTGGTTCTCGGAGGAGGCCGTGCGGGTCGCGGGCCGCTGGTCGACCGCCCCGAACGGCGCCACCCGCCTGCTCACGATGAAGCAGCCGGTCGGCCCCTGCCTGTTCATCACGCCCTGGAACTTCCCGCTGGCCATGGGCACCCGCAAGATCGGCCCGGCGATCGCGGCCGGCTGCACGATGGTGGTCAAGCCCGCGCCCCAGACCCCGCTGTCGATGTACGCCCTGGCGGCCCTGCTCGCCGACGCGGGCCTGCCCGACGGCGTCCTCAACGTCGTCACCACCTCGAAGACCCCGGCCGTGGTCGAGCCGCTGGTGCGCGACCACCGGCTGCGCAAGCTCTCCTTCACCGGATCCACGCCGGTCGGCCGCAGACTCGTCGAGCAGTCGGCCACCCAGTTGCTGCGTGTGAGCATGGAACTCGGCGGCAACGCGCCCTTCCTGGTCTTTCCCGACGCCGATCTGGACGCCGCCGTCGAGGGCGCCATGCTCGCCAAGATGCGCAACATCGGCGAGGCCTGCACGGCGGCCAACCGCTTCCTGGTGCACCAGTCGGTGGCCGAGGAGTTCGCGACGCGGCTCGCCGGCCGGATGGGGGCGCTCAAGCTGGGACGCGGCACCGAGGAGGGCGTGGACGTCGGGCCCCTCGTCGACGGGGCGGCGCGCGACAAGGTGGGTGAACTGGTGGCCGACGCGGTGGACGCGGGTGCGAAGGTTCTCGTCGGCGGTTCGCCGGTGGGGGAGCGCGGCTACTTCTACGCGCCCACTGTGCTCACCGGGGTCGAGCCGGGCGCCCGCATGCTGTCCGAGGAGATCTTCGGGCCGGTCGCGCCGATCACCACCTTCCACACCGACGAGGAGGCGCTCGCCATGGCCAACGACACCCAGTTCGGGCTCGTGGCCTACGTGTTCACGCGCGACGTGTCGCGGGCGCTGACGGTGGCCGAGGGACTCGAGACCGGCATGGTGGCCCTCAACCAGGGCATCGTGTCGAACCCGGCGGCCCCGTTCGGCGGGGTGAAGCACTCCGGGTACGGACGCGAGGGTGGCGTCGAGGGGATCGAGGAGTACCTGGAGACGAAGTACGTGGGGATCGCCCTGTAG
- the gabT gene encoding 4-aminobutyrate--2-oxoglutarate transaminase, which produces MPDPTLPQSGAVGESAAQPVPQKRSLVTELPGPRSRELAARRDAAVAGGVSSLMPVFAARAGGGIVVDVDGNHLIDLGSGIAVTTVGHSVPAVVRGVQRQIAEFSHTCFTITPYEGYVAVCEALNRLTPGDFEKRSALFNSGAEAVENAVKIARRATGRDAVVVFDHAYHGRTNLTMAMTAKNMPYKDGFGPFAGEVFRAPMSYPLRDPLGSDGAAAAARAISDIESQVGANRVACLVIEPIQGEGGFIEPAPGFVPALSAWCTANGVVFVADEVQSGFARTGHFFAVEHEGVVPDLVVTAKGIAGGMPLSAVTGRASIMDAAHAGGIGGTYTGNPVSCAAALAAIETIEADGLVEAGRRLGDRLRSFLLDLAAKFPQLVDVRGRGAMQAIEIAVPGSGAPDAGLAARIARHCHRNGVITLTCGTYGNVIRLLPPVTIDDDLLDDALSVLADAFAAEASVTA; this is translated from the coding sequence ATGCCCGACCCCACCCTCCCCCAGTCCGGCGCCGTGGGCGAGTCCGCCGCGCAGCCCGTCCCCCAGAAGCGCAGCCTCGTCACCGAGCTGCCCGGTCCCCGTTCCCGCGAGCTCGCCGCCCGCCGCGACGCCGCCGTGGCCGGTGGCGTGAGCAGCCTGATGCCGGTGTTCGCCGCCCGGGCCGGGGGCGGCATCGTGGTCGACGTCGACGGCAACCACCTGATCGACCTGGGCTCCGGCATCGCCGTCACCACGGTGGGCCACTCGGTGCCCGCCGTCGTGCGGGGCGTGCAGCGGCAGATCGCCGAGTTCAGCCACACCTGTTTCACCATCACCCCGTACGAGGGCTATGTCGCGGTGTGCGAGGCCCTGAACCGGCTCACCCCGGGTGATTTCGAGAAGCGGTCGGCACTGTTCAACTCGGGCGCCGAGGCCGTGGAGAACGCGGTGAAGATCGCCCGCCGGGCCACCGGCCGCGACGCGGTGGTGGTGTTCGACCACGCCTACCACGGGCGCACCAACCTGACGATGGCGATGACCGCCAAGAACATGCCGTACAAGGACGGTTTCGGCCCGTTCGCCGGTGAGGTGTTCCGGGCGCCGATGTCCTACCCGCTGCGCGACCCGCTGGGGTCCGACGGGGCGGCGGCCGCGGCCCGCGCGATCAGCGACATCGAGAGCCAGGTGGGCGCGAACCGGGTGGCCTGCCTGGTGATCGAGCCGATCCAGGGTGAGGGTGGTTTCATCGAGCCCGCCCCGGGTTTCGTGCCCGCGCTGTCCGCCTGGTGCACCGCCAACGGGGTGGTGTTCGTGGCCGACGAGGTGCAGTCCGGCTTCGCCCGCACCGGGCACTTCTTCGCCGTCGAGCACGAGGGTGTGGTGCCCGACCTGGTCGTCACGGCCAAGGGCATCGCCGGGGGCATGCCGCTGTCGGCGGTCACCGGCCGGGCGTCGATCATGGACGCGGCCCACGCCGGCGGCATCGGTGGCACCTACACGGGTAATCCGGTGTCGTGCGCGGCCGCCCTCGCCGCGATCGAGACGATCGAGGCCGACGGGCTGGTCGAGGCCGGGCGCCGTCTGGGCGATCGGCTGCGGTCGTTCCTGCTCGATCTGGCGGCGAAGTTCCCCCAGCTGGTGGACGTGCGGGGGCGCGGGGCCATGCAGGCGATCGAGATCGCCGTTCCCGGCTCCGGCGCACCGGACGCGGGCCTGGCGGCCCGGATCGCGAGGCACTGCCACCGCAACGGCGTGATCACGCTGACCTGCGGCACCTACGGCAACGTCATCCGCCTGCTGCCGCCGGTCACGATCGACGACGACCTCCTCGACGACGCGCTCTCGGTACTGGCCGACGCGTTCGCCGCGGAGGCCTCCGTCACGGCCTGA
- a CDS encoding EAL domain-containing protein, with protein sequence MASASVPSARRGSATHEDGHCDRSGSSHPVAGSLHNVSADAARRLQQAAVRRVVSGGGPEIVYQPQLSLSRMTVEGYEALARFPDSPIRGTEDWFTRARELGLGIALETSAVERALARRHERPAGTTIAVNVSPAVLTSPSFASVLPDDLTGVEIELTEHEWSPGTGPLRRSLDHLRERGARIAIDDVGTAHSGLRRVIDLSPDKLKLDRVLVQGVAHSSSKAALIRAVVDLAEQIGATVCAEGVENLDDLEAVADLDVASAQGWAIGMPESDFRDAEPGAVRSAEDRLVVMLSGGHRASLPPQTYAAQSPTVPIRVEAPTPATPAVPGSQPGASPIDLRSTPPVADVEELLTRLTTVTDLPALHSLVGGCGQVLGADSMVVSVLSADGATLAAAHHPGTFGETFPLTGYPLTQVCLSTRTVIPVYRGDEPVTDRAPGEQSECDLLHRTGFETVLMVPVISRDRVIGLLECYRRDDAPWSRRQIRSARTVAAMLGPVMDGLLT encoded by the coding sequence ATGGCAAGCGCCTCTGTCCCGTCCGCCCGGCGCGGCTCGGCGACACACGAGGACGGGCACTGCGACCGGTCCGGCAGCTCTCACCCGGTGGCCGGCAGCCTGCACAACGTCTCGGCCGACGCCGCGCGCCGCCTCCAGCAGGCCGCGGTGCGCCGGGTCGTCTCCGGCGGTGGCCCCGAGATCGTGTACCAGCCGCAGCTCTCGCTCTCCCGGATGACGGTCGAGGGCTACGAGGCGCTGGCCCGCTTCCCCGACTCCCCGATCCGCGGCACCGAGGACTGGTTCACCCGGGCGCGCGAGCTCGGCCTCGGCATCGCCCTGGAGACCTCGGCCGTGGAACGCGCCCTGGCCCGGCGCCACGAACGCCCGGCCGGCACCACGATCGCCGTCAACGTCTCGCCCGCCGTGCTGACCAGCCCGTCGTTCGCCTCGGTGCTGCCCGACGACCTGACCGGCGTCGAGATCGAGCTGACCGAGCACGAGTGGTCACCCGGCACCGGCCCGCTGCGCCGCAGCCTCGACCACCTGCGCGAGCGCGGCGCCCGGATCGCGATCGACGACGTCGGCACCGCGCACTCGGGTCTGCGCCGGGTCATCGACCTGTCACCCGACAAGCTCAAGCTCGACCGGGTGCTGGTGCAGGGCGTGGCGCACAGCTCGTCGAAGGCCGCACTGATCCGGGCCGTCGTCGACCTGGCCGAGCAGATCGGGGCCACGGTCTGCGCCGAGGGTGTGGAGAACCTCGACGACCTGGAGGCCGTGGCCGACCTGGACGTCGCCTCGGCCCAGGGCTGGGCGATCGGCATGCCGGAGAGCGACTTCCGCGACGCCGAGCCCGGGGCGGTGCGCTCGGCCGAGGACCGGCTGGTGGTCATGCTGTCCGGAGGCCACCGCGCGAGCCTGCCCCCGCAGACCTACGCCGCGCAGTCCCCCACGGTCCCGATCCGGGTGGAGGCTCCCACCCCGGCGACGCCCGCCGTCCCGGGCTCTCAGCCCGGCGCGTCCCCCATCGATCTGCGCAGCACCCCGCCCGTGGCCGACGTGGAGGAACTGCTCACCCGCCTCACCACCGTCACCGACCTCCCCGCGCTGCACTCCCTGGTCGGCGGTTGCGGCCAGGTGCTCGGCGCCGACTCCATGGTCGTCAGCGTGCTCTCGGCCGACGGCGCCACCCTGGCCGCCGCGCATCACCCGGGCACGTTCGGCGAGACCTTCCCGCTCACCGGCTACCCCCTCACCCAGGTCTGCCTGAGCACCCGCACGGTGATCCCGGTCTACCGCGGCGACGAGCCGGTCACCGACCGCGCCCCCGGCGAGCAGAGCGAGTGCGACCTGCTGCACCGCACCGGTTTCGAGACCGTGCTGATGGTGCCCGTGATCAGCCGCGACCGGGTGATCGGCCTGCTGGAGTGCTACCGCCGCGACGACGCCCCCTGGTCACGCCGCCAGATCCGCTCGGCCCGCACGGTCGCCGCGATGCTCGGACCGGTCATGGACGGCCTGCTCACCTAG
- a CDS encoding NAD(P)/FAD-dependent oxidoreductase, whose translation MARNGQTQSWAGGSLAGVKHSPLWLDGFTGPQHPPVDADLLVDLLVVGGGFTGLWAALQAAEQNPGRVVALVEAGSLGWAASGRNGGFCSATLTHGLANGLARWPDEIGLLQRLGRENLDAIERTVLAHGIDCGWTRAGEMVAAVEPWQVDALSAQVDASRQLGGRVSMLDAVQARAVASSHTYLGGAVDPDSTAVLDPARLVLGLAAAAVSLGVRVYEGTRVVGVRDEGSRVAVSVTTGLDTGLAAAPASTVVRNHTVRASRVVLATNVFPSPLRRVRPFTVPVWDHVLATEPLSDRQWDDLGWHGGQGISDAGNQFHYYRTTPDRRVVWGGYDALYYYGSDLTQRRMRHPETSKRLAEHFFTTFPQVRGLRFTHAWGGAIDTSTRFTALWKPALGRKVVSVNGYTGLGVGASRFGASVALDLLEGVSNERTRLAMVRRPPLPFPPEPLRWAGIQLTRASLGRADATAGRRNAWLRLLDRMGMGFDS comes from the coding sequence ATGGCACGGAACGGGCAGACGCAGTCCTGGGCCGGTGGATCCCTGGCCGGGGTGAAGCATTCACCGTTGTGGCTGGACGGTTTCACCGGTCCGCAGCACCCGCCCGTCGACGCGGACCTCCTGGTCGACCTGCTCGTGGTGGGTGGCGGTTTCACCGGGTTGTGGGCGGCGTTGCAGGCGGCGGAGCAGAATCCGGGACGCGTGGTCGCCCTGGTCGAGGCCGGTTCCCTGGGGTGGGCGGCGAGTGGGCGCAACGGCGGGTTCTGCTCCGCGACGCTGACCCACGGCCTGGCCAACGGCCTGGCACGGTGGCCGGACGAGATCGGGCTGCTGCAGCGGCTGGGCCGCGAGAACCTCGACGCGATCGAGCGCACGGTGCTGGCTCATGGCATCGACTGCGGGTGGACGCGGGCGGGCGAGATGGTCGCGGCGGTCGAGCCCTGGCAGGTGGATGCGCTCTCCGCTCAGGTGGACGCGTCCCGGCAGCTGGGTGGCCGGGTCTCGATGCTGGACGCGGTCCAGGCCCGGGCGGTCGCCTCGTCACACACGTATCTCGGCGGGGCGGTGGACCCGGACTCCACGGCGGTTCTCGACCCGGCCCGCCTGGTGCTCGGGCTGGCGGCGGCGGCGGTTTCCCTCGGGGTGCGGGTGTACGAGGGGACGCGGGTGGTGGGGGTGCGGGACGAGGGCTCGCGGGTCGCGGTGTCCGTGACCACGGGACTGGACACGGGGCTGGCAGCGGCACCCGCGTCCACCGTCGTCAGGAACCATACGGTCAGGGCGAGCCGGGTGGTGCTGGCGACCAACGTGTTCCCCAGCCCGTTGCGCCGCGTGCGGCCGTTCACGGTGCCGGTGTGGGACCACGTGCTGGCGACCGAGCCGCTCAGTGACCGGCAGTGGGACGATCTGGGATGGCACGGGGGACAGGGAATCTCGGACGCGGGCAACCAGTTCCACTACTACCGCACGACGCCCGACCGGCGGGTGGTCTGGGGTGGTTACGACGCGCTGTACTACTACGGCTCGGACCTGACGCAGCGGCGGATGCGGCACCCCGAGACGTCGAAACGGCTGGCGGAGCACTTCTTCACCACGTTCCCGCAGGTGCGCGGGCTGCGTTTCACGCATGCGTGGGGCGGGGCGATCGACACGAGCACCCGGTTCACGGCACTGTGGAAGCCGGCTCTGGGGCGCAAGGTGGTCTCGGTGAACGGGTACACCGGGCTGGGGGTGGGGGCGTCGCGGTTCGGTGCCTCGGTGGCGCTGGACCTGCTCGAGGGGGTGTCGAACGAGCGCACGCGGCTGGCCATGGTGCGCCGCCCGCCCCTGCCGTTCCCGCCGGAACCGTTGCGCTGGGCGGGGATCCAGCTGACCCGGGCGAGTCTGGGACGGGCGGACGCGACGGCCGGGCGGCGCAACGCGTGGCTGCGGCTGCTGGACCGGATGGGGATGGGGTTCGACAGTTAG
- a CDS encoding ABC transporter permease: MKRWLSRHALHVYGVIAFIYIFTPIAYVMVFSFNRPARSNLTWRGFTLENWANPCSAPDVCTALGNSLKIGLTSTVLATVLGTMVAFALARYRFRGRTPTNLLIFLPMATPEVVLAASLLTLFLNMRIPLGFTTIVIAHVMFSISFVVVAVKARIASLDPRLEQAAQDLYANEFETFRRITLPLVAPGIAGAALLAFSLSFDDFIITNFVSGDVNTFPKFVYVSAQRGIPADAYVIGSAMFLLAMGIVLAAELFRWRRVSQP; encoded by the coding sequence ATGAAGCGGTGGCTCTCCCGGCACGCGCTGCACGTCTACGGCGTGATCGCCTTCATCTACATCTTCACGCCGATCGCCTACGTGATGGTGTTCAGCTTCAACCGGCCCGCGCGCAGCAACCTGACCTGGCGCGGGTTCACGCTGGAGAACTGGGCCAATCCCTGCAGCGCGCCCGACGTGTGCACCGCGCTGGGTAACAGCCTGAAGATCGGCCTGACCTCGACCGTGCTGGCCACGGTGCTGGGCACGATGGTGGCGTTCGCCCTGGCCCGCTACCGGTTCCGTGGCCGCACGCCCACCAACCTGCTCATCTTCCTGCCGATGGCCACGCCCGAGGTGGTGCTGGCCGCGTCGCTGCTGACGCTGTTCCTGAACATGCGCATCCCGCTGGGCTTCACCACCATCGTGATCGCGCACGTCATGTTCAGCATCAGTTTCGTGGTGGTGGCGGTGAAGGCCCGGATCGCCTCGCTCGACCCGCGGCTGGAGCAGGCGGCGCAGGACCTGTACGCGAACGAGTTCGAGACCTTCCGCCGCATCACCCTGCCGCTGGTGGCGCCGGGTATCGCGGGGGCGGCACTGCTGGCGTTCAGCCTGTCGTTCGACGACTTCATCATCACCAACTTCGTGTCCGGCGACGTGAACACGTTCCCGAAGTTCGTGTACGTCTCGGCGCAGCGCGGTATTCCGGCCGACGCGTACGTGATCGGCTCGGCGATGTTCCTGCTGGCGATGGGGATCGTGCTGGCGGCTGAGCTGTTCCGGTGGCGCCGGGTTTCACAACCGTAG
- a CDS encoding ABC transporter permease yields MAAIAPHTDTQAELPRARGRQLRTVALLLLPGLLWLGIFFVVPLFTLAGTSTQTPSGSGIPGEFVQTFHLVNYWDTIGEYKEHFARSFFYSTLATLLCLAIGYPLAYLIALKAGRLRNLLLVLVVAPFFTSFVLRTLAWRQILSDDGTVVSTLKWLHLIPQDMAVTASAFAVVAGITYNFLPFMVLPLYSSLERIDPRLIEAGGDLYGNGFAVLRKVTFPLSMPGVVAGTLLTFIPASGDYVNAALLGNSRTTMVGNVVESRFFRVVDYPTAAVLSFVLMAIILVLVVLYVRRAGTEELV; encoded by the coding sequence ATGGCCGCCATCGCCCCCCACACCGATACGCAGGCAGAACTCCCGCGCGCCCGCGGCCGGCAGCTGCGCACCGTCGCGCTGCTCCTGCTCCCCGGCCTGCTCTGGCTCGGGATCTTCTTCGTGGTGCCGCTCTTCACCCTGGCCGGCACCTCCACCCAGACCCCTTCGGGCAGTGGCATTCCCGGCGAGTTCGTGCAGACGTTCCACCTGGTGAACTACTGGGACACCATCGGTGAGTACAAGGAGCACTTCGCCCGCAGCTTCTTCTACTCGACGCTGGCCACGCTGCTCTGCCTGGCGATCGGCTACCCGCTGGCCTACCTGATCGCCCTCAAGGCCGGACGCCTGAGAAACCTGCTGCTCGTGCTGGTGGTGGCCCCGTTCTTCACCAGCTTCGTGCTGCGCACCCTGGCCTGGCGGCAGATCCTCTCCGACGACGGCACCGTGGTCTCCACCCTGAAGTGGCTGCACCTGATCCCGCAGGACATGGCCGTCACCGCCAGCGCGTTCGCGGTGGTCGCGGGCATCACCTACAACTTCCTGCCGTTCATGGTGCTGCCGCTGTACTCCAGCCTGGAGCGCATCGACCCGCGGCTGATCGAGGCCGGGGGAGACCTGTACGGCAACGGTTTCGCGGTGCTGCGCAAGGTCACCTTCCCGCTGTCGATGCCGGGGGTGGTGGCGGGCACGCTGCTCACGTTCATCCCGGCCTCGGGCGACTACGTGAACGCGGCGCTGCTCGGCAACAGCCGCACCACGATGGTCGGCAACGTGGTGGAGAGCCGATTCTTCCGGGTCGTCGACTACCCGACCGCCGCGGTGCTCAGTTTCGTGCTGATGGCCATCATCCTGGTGCTGGTCGTGCTCTACGTGCGCCGCGCCGGCACGGAGGAGCTCGTATGA